The following are encoded in a window of Chionomys nivalis chromosome X, mChiNiv1.1, whole genome shotgun sequence genomic DNA:
- the Bclaf3 gene encoding BCLAF1 and THRAP3 family member 3 isoform X1: MARSRSRSPRWKQRSLSPQSRNFEYYEERHFHGHYDPEYRDDPKRPFTWRLDDEKHGQNKLRISSRVNPFYRSYENRSPSPNVKSVEKFDTYNPHQEYFPGRGDDDRRSQYMPTYSESATTYTEHERDCYSPKMQGRFIPEEHRVRGSGRGGKPPQMSLEDSFGFEETWHEDELRHQRVQEENYPQSPRRGSEDFDARNPFQKRYPEDHDFRKYDYTPKRPTDAARYETREPARISKWKPEHTFVPFQEKDEEWSYGSQSHRYTEREYPELISATRVSYDYRHKHHKLSDSEQDFPDERFQKYLKEEDRKYSSLKVSGNRESDCFSTARGRENENDQVNGPFQLYKKDCISYTNTNIKEADLGPCNDKWKKKINKEDCRKESASSSKQLDASPKHEEKRYSFVKKKSLTVQVDVNKMNAFRSTSRYSAERQLSHDLVAVGRKADHFHPVFQHLNSPQNPEDRPTEEFAQEIITLIHEVKASCFAPSNVTLHERFSRIQNRHDADFNEMKLNSDPEFHRRIDMSLADLQNKQTMVYEPDKTLVKVIDPNDLRHDIERRRKERLQNEDENIFHMTSPTERNHQCPSFSKMKTVRADGFQKPSHFIKSNFRKFIQKPYINYTMQRNDAITQKIFRVEENHQNRRGSRRSFKNFLDGRFQPHFKSHLVRKSLYIQAKYQRLRFAGPRGFITNKFRNRFLRRKKEYTILPQKTNWELLQWNWPYMRT; the protein is encoded by the exons GTCATTATCACCACAATCTAGGAATTTTGAATACTATGAGGAAAGACATTTCCATGGGCACTATGACCCTGAATATAGAGATGATCCAAAAAGACCCTTTACTTGGAGACTGGATGATGAAAAACATGGACAGAATAAACTAAGGATTTCCTCTCGTGTGAATCCGTTTTATCGGTCTTATGAAAATAGATCACCTTCCCCAAATGTAAAGTCTGTAGAAAAATTTGACACATATAATCCTCACCAAGAATATTTCCCTGGAAGAGGGGACGATGACAGAAGATCTCAATATATGCCCACATACTCAGAAAGTGCAACAACCTATACAGAGCATGAAAGGGATTGCTATTCCCCCAAAATGCAAGGAAGGTTTATTCCTGAGGAGCACAGAGTTAGAGGAAGCGGGAGAGGAGGGAAGCCACCTCAGATGTCGCTGGAAGATTCCTTTGGATTTGAAGAGACATGGCATGAAGATGAATTGAGACACCAAAGGGTCCAAGAAGAAAACTATCCTCAGTCACCCAGAAGAGGCTCAGAAGACTTTGATGCAAGGAACCCTTTTCAGAAGAG GTATCCTGAGGATCATGATTTCAGAAAGTATGACTACACACCAAAAAGACCTACAGATGCAGCAAGGTATGAAACTAGAGAGCCAGCCAGAATCTCAAAGTGGAAGCCTGAGCATACTTTTGTACCTTTTCAAGAGAAGGATGAAGAGTGGAGCTACGGATCACAAAGCCATAGATACACTGAGAGAGAATACCCAGAGCTGATTTCAGCAACCAGAGTATCTTATGACTACCGTCACAAACATCATAAGCTTTCAGACAGTGAGCAGGATTTTCCCGATGAGAGATTTCAGAAGTACttgaaggaagaagacagaaaatacagtTCTCTAAAAGTTTCTGGAAATAGAGAGTCAGATTGTTTCAGTACtgcaagaggaagagagaatgaaaatgatCAGGTCAATGGGCCCTTTCAACTATACAAGAAAGACTGCATTTCCTATACTAATACAAATATAAAGGAAGCTGATTTGGGGCCTTGCAAtgacaaatggaagaaaaaaataaataaagaagattgCAGAAAAGAGAGTGCCTCTTCTAGTAAACAACTTGATGCAAGCCCAAAGCATGAAGAGAAACGATATTCATTTGTCAAGAAGAAATCACTTACTGTTCAAGTAGACGTGAACAAGATGAACGCATTTAG GTCCACTTCTAGATACTCTGCAGAGAGGCAGCTATCACATGATTTGGTTGCTGTTGGCAGAAAAGCTGACCATTTTCATCCAGTATTTCAACATCTAAACTCACCTCAGAACCCTGAAGACAGACCTACAGAAGAATTTGCTCAGGAAATCATAACACTAATCCATGAAGTTAAAG CAAGTTGTTTTGCACCATCTAATGTTACTTTACATGAGCGTTTCTCAAGAATACAAAACAGACATGATGCAGATTTCAATGAAATGAAATTGAATTCAGATCCAGAATTTCACAG GAGAATAGATATGTCTTTGGCCGATCTTCAGAATAAGCAGACTATGGTATATGAACCAGATAAG ACTCTGGTCAAAGTAATAGATCCAAATGACCTGCGACATGACAttgaaagaaggagaaaagagcgGTTACAGAATGAAGACGAGAACATTTTTCATATGACTAGTCCTACAGAGAG gAATCATCAATGTCCCAGTTTTTCAAAGATGAAGACAGTTCGTGCTGATGGATTTCAAAAACCTTCacattttataaaatcaaattttagaaaatttattcaGAAACCTTACATA AACTATACTATGCAGAGAAATGATGCCATTACTCAGAAGATATTTAGAGTTGAGGAAAATCATCAAAACAGAAGAGGCTCTAGAAGGTCTTTCAAG AACTTTTTGGATGGCAGATTCCAGCCCCATTTTAAGTCACATCTGGTACGGAAGAGCTTGTATATTCAGGCTAAATACCAGCGTTTACGGTTTGCTGGACCAAGGGGATTTATTACCAATAAATTCAGAAACAGATTTCTGAGGAGAAAAAAG GAATACACAATATTGCCACAGAAAACCAACTGGGAATTGTTGCAATGGAACTGGCCCTACATGAGGACTTAA
- the Bclaf3 gene encoding BCLAF1 and THRAP3 family member 3 isoform X2: MARSRSRSPRWKQRSLSPQSRNFEYYEERHFHGHYDPEYRDDPKRPFTWRLDDEKHGQNKLRISSRVNPFYRSYENRSPSPNVKSVEKFDTYNPHQEYFPGRGDDDRRSQYMPTYSESATTYTEHERDCYSPKMQGRFIPEEHRVRGSGRGGKPPQMSLEDSFGFEETWHEDELRHQRVQEENYPQSPRRGSEDFDARNPFQKRYPEDHDFRKYDYTPKRPTDAARYETREPARISKWKPEHTFVPFQEKDEEWSYGSQSHRYTEREYPELISATRVSYDYRHKHHKLSDSEQDFPDERFQKYLKEEDRKYSSLKVSGNRESDCFSTARGRENENDQVNGPFQLYKKDCISYTNTNIKEADLGPCNDKWKKKINKEDCRKESASSSKQLDASPKHEEKRYSFVKKKSLTVQVDVNKMNAFRSTSRYSAERQLSHDLVAVGRKADHFHPVFQHLNSPQNPEDRPTEEFAQEIITLIHEVKASCFAPSNVTLHERFSRIQNRHDADFNEMKLNSDPEFHRRIDMSLADLQNKQTMVYEPDKTLVKVIDPNDLRHDIERRRKERLQNEDENIFHMTSPTERNHQCPSFSKMKTVRADGFQKPSHFIKSNFRKFIQKPYINYTMQRNDAITQKIFRVEENHQNRRGSRRSFKNFLDGRFQPHFKSHLVRKSLYIQAKYQRLRFAGPRGFITNKFRNRFLRRKKF; encoded by the exons GTCATTATCACCACAATCTAGGAATTTTGAATACTATGAGGAAAGACATTTCCATGGGCACTATGACCCTGAATATAGAGATGATCCAAAAAGACCCTTTACTTGGAGACTGGATGATGAAAAACATGGACAGAATAAACTAAGGATTTCCTCTCGTGTGAATCCGTTTTATCGGTCTTATGAAAATAGATCACCTTCCCCAAATGTAAAGTCTGTAGAAAAATTTGACACATATAATCCTCACCAAGAATATTTCCCTGGAAGAGGGGACGATGACAGAAGATCTCAATATATGCCCACATACTCAGAAAGTGCAACAACCTATACAGAGCATGAAAGGGATTGCTATTCCCCCAAAATGCAAGGAAGGTTTATTCCTGAGGAGCACAGAGTTAGAGGAAGCGGGAGAGGAGGGAAGCCACCTCAGATGTCGCTGGAAGATTCCTTTGGATTTGAAGAGACATGGCATGAAGATGAATTGAGACACCAAAGGGTCCAAGAAGAAAACTATCCTCAGTCACCCAGAAGAGGCTCAGAAGACTTTGATGCAAGGAACCCTTTTCAGAAGAG GTATCCTGAGGATCATGATTTCAGAAAGTATGACTACACACCAAAAAGACCTACAGATGCAGCAAGGTATGAAACTAGAGAGCCAGCCAGAATCTCAAAGTGGAAGCCTGAGCATACTTTTGTACCTTTTCAAGAGAAGGATGAAGAGTGGAGCTACGGATCACAAAGCCATAGATACACTGAGAGAGAATACCCAGAGCTGATTTCAGCAACCAGAGTATCTTATGACTACCGTCACAAACATCATAAGCTTTCAGACAGTGAGCAGGATTTTCCCGATGAGAGATTTCAGAAGTACttgaaggaagaagacagaaaatacagtTCTCTAAAAGTTTCTGGAAATAGAGAGTCAGATTGTTTCAGTACtgcaagaggaagagagaatgaaaatgatCAGGTCAATGGGCCCTTTCAACTATACAAGAAAGACTGCATTTCCTATACTAATACAAATATAAAGGAAGCTGATTTGGGGCCTTGCAAtgacaaatggaagaaaaaaataaataaagaagattgCAGAAAAGAGAGTGCCTCTTCTAGTAAACAACTTGATGCAAGCCCAAAGCATGAAGAGAAACGATATTCATTTGTCAAGAAGAAATCACTTACTGTTCAAGTAGACGTGAACAAGATGAACGCATTTAG GTCCACTTCTAGATACTCTGCAGAGAGGCAGCTATCACATGATTTGGTTGCTGTTGGCAGAAAAGCTGACCATTTTCATCCAGTATTTCAACATCTAAACTCACCTCAGAACCCTGAAGACAGACCTACAGAAGAATTTGCTCAGGAAATCATAACACTAATCCATGAAGTTAAAG CAAGTTGTTTTGCACCATCTAATGTTACTTTACATGAGCGTTTCTCAAGAATACAAAACAGACATGATGCAGATTTCAATGAAATGAAATTGAATTCAGATCCAGAATTTCACAG GAGAATAGATATGTCTTTGGCCGATCTTCAGAATAAGCAGACTATGGTATATGAACCAGATAAG ACTCTGGTCAAAGTAATAGATCCAAATGACCTGCGACATGACAttgaaagaaggagaaaagagcgGTTACAGAATGAAGACGAGAACATTTTTCATATGACTAGTCCTACAGAGAG gAATCATCAATGTCCCAGTTTTTCAAAGATGAAGACAGTTCGTGCTGATGGATTTCAAAAACCTTCacattttataaaatcaaattttagaaaatttattcaGAAACCTTACATA AACTATACTATGCAGAGAAATGATGCCATTACTCAGAAGATATTTAGAGTTGAGGAAAATCATCAAAACAGAAGAGGCTCTAGAAGGTCTTTCAAG AACTTTTTGGATGGCAGATTCCAGCCCCATTTTAAGTCACATCTGGTACGGAAGAGCTTGTATATTCAGGCTAAATACCAGCGTTTACGGTTTGCTGGACCAAGGGGATTTATTACCAATAAATTCAGAAACAGATTTCTGAGGAGAAAAAAG ttttaa